The following coding sequences lie in one Arachis ipaensis cultivar K30076 chromosome B05, Araip1.1, whole genome shotgun sequence genomic window:
- the LOC107641135 gene encoding pentatricopeptide repeat-containing protein At1g62914, mitochondrial-like gives MLYATRFRVSVRQIPNFVPLSSLPPSFPSSSCSCSWTSLHFHSEPPSLREVDDAVDSFTRMLSMRRTPPILQFNKSLGSLAKTNHFHAAISLFQQLQARGIAPSIVTLNILINCCCGMGRIPLAFSVFAKILKMSFQPGTITLNTLIKGLCLCGKVEKALHLYDTMLAQGFQFNQVTYGTLINGLCKIGHTSAAIQVLRKIPRHGIVPDVVMYNAIIDSLCKVTLLSDAFHLFSEMLAKGIFPNVITYNTLIYGLCLASQLKEAIDLLNHMMLKNITPNVRTYSTLIDGLCKEGRIKDAKNVLAIMMKRGVKPEVVIYNSLMDGYCLVNEMRSKNLVPDTITYSTLIDGLGKSRRILCALEVLEKMHDRGQPANIVTYSSLLDALFNMKQHDKALMLFNQMKESGIDPDIYTYNILIDGLYKSGRIKKAKEVFQDLSIKGYRPNVRTYTIVINGLCKEGLLLEALALMAKMEDNGCLRFWIIVLTLFKHVEKAFIIKTWFGVLLFVISYTCLKRSGDSNPKKYSFDLVKGIIMVYFNAGVETIAEANQWFSSATNQRQCKHEKAQSWNMYQ, from the exons ATGTTGTATGCAACAAGGTTTAGGGTTTCTGTTCGTCAAATCCCCAATTTTGTTCCACTCTCCAGTCTCCCTCCTTCCTTCCCTTCATCTTCCTGTTCCTGTTCATGGACAAGCCTTCACTTTCATTCTGAGCCTCCATCCCTTCGTGAAGTTGACGATGCTGTTGATTCCTTCACTCGCATGCTCTCTATGCGTCGTACTCCTCCCATCCTTCAATTTAACAAGAGTTTGGGATCCCTTGCCAAGACGAACCATTTCCACGCCGCCATTTCCCTTTTTCAACAATTGCAAGCCAGAGGAATTGCGCCCAGCATAGTCACTTTGAATATCTTAATCAATTGTTGCTGCGGCATGGGTCGGATCCCTCTCGCTTTCTCTGTATTCGCCAAGATTCTCAAGatgagttttcaacctggtaccaTAACATTGAATACACTCATTAAAGGTCTCTGTCTCTGTGGTAAAGTTGAAAAAGCACTGCACCTTTACGACACAATGCTGGCTCAAGGATTTCAGTTTAATCAAGTTACTTATGGGACGTTGATCAATGGGCTCTGTAAGATCGGACACACATCAGCTGCTATTCAAGTGTTGAGAAAGATCCCACGGCATGGAATTGTTCCTGATGTCGTCATGTACAATGCAATTATTGATAGCCTCTGCAAGGTTACACTTTTAAGTGATGCTTTTCATTTATTCTCTGAAATGCTTGCTAAGGGAATTTTTCCCAATGTTATCACGTACAACACTCTAATTTATGGATTGTGCCTTGCGAGTCAACTAAAAGAAGCCATTGATTTACTAAATCATATGATGCTGAAAAACATTACTCCAAATGTTCGTACCTATAGTACTTTGATTGATGGACTATGTAAGGAAGGAAGGATTAAAGATGCTAAGAATGTGCTTGCCATCATGATGAAAAGAGGTGTGAAACCGGAAGTGGTTATTTATAACAGCTTAATGGATGGATATTGTTTGGTTAATGAG ATGCGTTCCAAGAACTTGGTTCCTGACACGATAACTTACAGTACTCTTATTGATGGCTTGGGAAAATCAAGGAGAATCCTTTGTGCCTTGGAGGTTCTTGAAAAGATGCATGATCGAGGTCAACCCGCTAATATAGTCACTTACAGTTCTTTGCTGGATGCTTTGTTCAATATGAAACAACATGACAAGGCACTTATGTTATTCAATCAAATGAAAGAGAGTGGCATTGATCcagatatatatacatacaacatactTATAGATGGCCTGTACAAAAGTGGAAGAATTAAAAAGGCAAAAGAGGTATTTCAAGATCTTTCCATTAAAGGCTATCGTCCAAATGTGCGGACATACACCATTGTGATCAATGGGCTTTGCAAAGAGGGTCTGCTTCTCGAAGCATTGGCACTCATGGCAAAAATGGAAGACAATGGTTGCTTACGTTTTT GGATTATTGTATTGACATTGTTTAAACATGTTGAAAAAGCTTTTATTATTAAAACATGGTTTGGAGTTTTGTTGTTTGTTATCAGCTACACCTGTCTTAAAAGATCTGGTGATTCTAACCCCAA